In the genome of Flavivirga spongiicola, one region contains:
- a CDS encoding protein kinase domain-containing protein, which translates to MDKLKSLELEKQIKGQSIGGFKVLKLINNGKSAAVFKAEKNDIFYALKIFDNDLVERFGHEIQTKRIEQEIALKNHSIPNLVRIFEGGNTDLNGQKYYFLVMELISGSNLKDYIVSNEYGQNFAIKVLEKLTETTEQLLSQKGIAHRDIKPENIMVSEENKIILMDLGVLKLVGAKSFSDEEEKSFVGTLRYAPPEFLLRTETDSEEGWRAINLYQIGATLHDIIMKKELFYDKTPYSNLVIAIKEDVPQISNTTFSFELLQLTRDMMTKDWKKRLNLSSTQRINLVINSKLSKEDAFEESIEEILKMRIGHQANFDEIEKLQRTKSELLKKRKDFAIKLFQTLDECVLEIKEKGVFTDFKKSKHFRFSNDRNGEKQIQNYLYEFHGDLKMGFPSNLYLFFRIINTEDYYTEIETFSTFPSVFAKANVNNPESLFRELDKTSRQLKNMINRVGPPAINYNFKTINIFKGIAEIDSSLKNQLKIQIVKLIMKSLKAVEKKVENKIEEQKRMVESKRSVNFNVSTSGGNNIVIDSL; encoded by the coding sequence ATGGATAAACTAAAATCATTAGAATTAGAAAAACAGATTAAAGGTCAATCCATAGGTGGATTCAAAGTTTTAAAGTTAATCAACAATGGTAAATCCGCAGCAGTATTTAAAGCTGAAAAAAATGATATTTTTTATGCTCTAAAGATTTTTGATAATGATTTAGTTGAGAGATTTGGACACGAAATTCAAACCAAAAGAATTGAACAAGAAATAGCCTTAAAAAATCATTCTATTCCTAATCTAGTTAGGATTTTCGAAGGAGGCAATACTGATTTAAATGGTCAAAAATATTACTTTCTTGTAATGGAACTGATAAGCGGTTCTAATCTTAAAGATTATATTGTAAGTAACGAATATGGGCAAAATTTCGCAATTAAAGTTTTAGAAAAACTTACTGAAACAACTGAACAGTTGTTGTCTCAAAAGGGAATTGCTCACAGAGACATAAAACCTGAAAACATAATGGTAAGTGAGGAGAATAAAATTATTCTAATGGACTTGGGTGTATTAAAATTAGTTGGTGCTAAATCGTTCAGTGATGAAGAAGAAAAGTCTTTTGTTGGAACTTTAAGATATGCACCACCTGAATTTTTGCTTCGAACAGAAACAGATTCAGAAGAAGGATGGAGAGCTATTAATCTTTATCAAATTGGAGCAACACTTCATGACATAATTATGAAAAAAGAGTTGTTCTATGATAAAACACCATATTCAAATCTTGTTATAGCCATAAAAGAAGATGTCCCTCAAATCTCAAATACTACATTTTCATTTGAATTACTTCAGTTAACTAGAGATATGATGACTAAAGATTGGAAAAAGAGGTTAAACCTTTCATCCACTCAAAGAATCAATCTTGTTATTAATTCAAAATTATCAAAAGAAGATGCTTTTGAAGAAAGCATAGAAGAAATTTTAAAAATGAGAATTGGTCACCAAGCCAATTTTGATGAAATAGAGAAATTACAAAGAACGAAATCTGAATTATTAAAAAAACGAAAGGATTTTGCCATAAAATTATTCCAGACATTAGATGAATGTGTTTTAGAAATAAAAGAAAAAGGAGTTTTTACTGATTTCAAAAAATCTAAACATTTTCGTTTTTCCAATGATAGAAATGGTGAAAAACAAATTCAAAACTATCTTTATGAATTTCACGGAGATTTAAAAATGGGATTTCCTTCTAATTTATACTTGTTCTTTAGAATCATAAACACCGAGGATTATTATACAGAAATTGAGACTTTTTCTACTTTCCCTTCTGTTTTTGCGAAAGCAAATGTTAATAATCCCGAAAGCTTATTCAGAGAATTAGATAAGACTTCAAGACAATTAAAAAATATGATTAATAGGGTTGGTCCACCTGCGATTAATTATAATTTTAAAACTATCAATATTTTCAAAGGTATTGCTGAAATAGATTCTTCTCTCAAAAATCAATTGAAAATTCAGATAGTGAAACTAATTATGAAATCTTTAAAAGCTGTTGAGAAAAAAGTTGAAAATAAAATCGAAGAACAAAAAAGAATGGTAGAATCCAAAAGGTCAGTTAATTTCAACGTATCAACATCAGGTGGAAATAATATAGTAATAGATAGTTTATGA
- a CDS encoding ATP-binding protein: MIEKSQVEEILRVADSGYLFHREGQELEFKEQFNFSSLADYFRDFAAFSNNKGGYLVFGVQDSPRIPNGLSASALDQFIKIDPEKITGYLLNIFSGNINWEQAEFEIDGKHFGVFRIYSAKTKPIIAKKDEGKEQIIKNGEIYFRYGGRTQKIQFPELEAIINKRVEQNNSQWLDLMSKIGKAGPENAAILDTEKSIIEKENSKILVVDEKLASKLKFIKEGEFVEKKGATTLKLVGDVTPIDHIEVVKKVKEDLIKRFPFSATELAKEVKRLVPSSSQSDVWKVISENDLKNNFDYSAYNFRNKQKEDDYKKTGNKPGCPSIYNQNAIEFVANIVKQIDK, from the coding sequence ATGATAGAAAAATCCCAAGTTGAAGAAATTTTAAGAGTTGCTGATTCAGGCTATCTTTTTCATAGAGAAGGACAAGAACTTGAATTTAAAGAACAATTTAATTTTTCATCTCTTGCAGATTATTTTAGAGATTTTGCTGCTTTCTCAAATAACAAAGGTGGATATTTAGTTTTTGGCGTACAAGATTCACCAAGAATTCCGAACGGATTATCAGCAAGTGCATTAGACCAATTTATAAAAATTGACCCTGAAAAAATTACAGGTTATTTACTAAATATATTTTCAGGAAATATTAATTGGGAACAAGCAGAATTTGAGATTGACGGTAAACATTTCGGAGTTTTTAGAATTTATTCGGCAAAGACAAAACCCATAATTGCAAAAAAAGACGAAGGTAAAGAGCAGATTATAAAAAATGGAGAAATCTATTTTCGGTATGGTGGAAGAACACAAAAAATTCAATTTCCCGAATTAGAAGCAATTATTAATAAAAGAGTTGAGCAAAATAACTCTCAATGGCTCGATTTAATGTCTAAAATTGGAAAAGCAGGTCCTGAAAATGCTGCAATTCTCGACACAGAAAAATCAATAATAGAAAAGGAAAATTCAAAGATTTTAGTAGTTGATGAAAAGTTAGCATCTAAACTTAAATTCATAAAAGAAGGAGAGTTTGTAGAGAAAAAAGGAGCAACAACATTAAAATTAGTTGGAGATGTAACACCTATTGACCATATTGAAGTAGTTAAAAAAGTAAAAGAAGATTTAATAAAAAGGTTTCCATTTTCAGCAACTGAATTAGCAAAAGAAGTTAAACGATTAGTTCCAAGTTCAAGTCAAAGTGATGTTTGGAAAGTAATTAGTGAAAATGATTTGAAAAATAATTTTGATTATTCTGCATACAATTTCAGAAATAAACAGAAAGAAGATGATTATAAAAAGACTGGAAACAAACCTGGATGTCCAAGTATTTATAATCAAAACGCAATTGAATTTGTAGCGAATATTGTAAAACAAATAGATAAATAA
- a CDS encoding T9SS type A sorting domain-containing protein, with protein MKKLILSFFLLFLSLITNAQIQLGQDIFGEASGDNSSRALALSANGKRLVIGSHFNNGKGNGAGHVRVFEYVSGVWVQVGLDIDGKVPLDYFGTSVSISEDGNIIAVSAVKKDFLDAGRVRIFKYINDEWVQQGGDIIGEAEGDTSGWSVSLSATGNRVAIGAPYNDGNGNGAGHVRVFEYIEEVWVKLGQDIDSFNGNYWIGKDISLSSDGNRIAINGYKGSSGSDVQVLEYNGSNWVLVGGFIDGDRSFGDSIELSGNGNRIVIGNYSTGITNINVLEFNGVQWNYMGESIKAEYFWKTSEAHVSISYDGSIVAIGDPPNGDAGNSAGSVRIFKFVESDGENGAHWTQLGVDIDGSSASDYSGDGVSLSADGSRVAIGAWNGGDSGHGQTRVYDLNFNSVQGSTLFDVGQNDCNDLAIAAKNFKVIAENEGERTITYSKNNGDFNLSLREGTYNIYTENTLFAGNPINQEVVFAGLNQVEGVDFCVSANELVNDVTIMLIPTWHARPGFETSYQLVYENIGSTVSNGSINMQFENSLQSYVSSSENLESQTANTLIFNYIDLQPFEKRNIGIILKTFEPPIVNGGEILPLTAMITSNDIDINLENNISETEQTVINSFDPNDKTVLQGNEITLEEVDEYLHYLVRFQNTGTASAINVRVRDVLENKLDWDTFLPVASSHPYITQITEENLVDFIFDNILLPAEQDDEPNSHGFVAFKIKPKSDAQIGDVVTGKANIYFDFNLPIITNIVSTEIVNNSLSVSESKPQHYFNIYPNPTNDKIYISSKKGVNVDGVSIYSITGKLLLNDRVSTKEIDLNQFPKGMYFLNILSDKGSVTKKVIKN; from the coding sequence ATGAAAAAACTAATACTTTCTTTTTTTCTTTTATTTTTAAGTTTAATTACTAATGCACAAATTCAATTAGGTCAAGATATTTTCGGAGAAGCTTCAGGTGATAATTCTAGTAGAGCACTTGCCTTATCTGCCAACGGTAAAAGATTGGTGATAGGGTCTCATTTTAATAATGGTAAAGGAAATGGTGCTGGTCATGTAAGAGTTTTTGAATATGTTTCTGGAGTTTGGGTACAGGTGGGGTTGGACATAGATGGTAAAGTCCCATTAGATTATTTTGGAACTTCTGTGTCAATATCGGAAGATGGAAATATCATTGCTGTAAGTGCTGTAAAAAAAGATTTTTTAGATGCTGGTCGTGTGCGCATATTTAAGTATATTAATGATGAATGGGTTCAACAAGGGGGTGATATTATTGGAGAAGCCGAAGGAGATACTTCTGGTTGGTCAGTTTCTCTTTCTGCAACTGGCAACCGAGTGGCTATTGGGGCTCCTTATAATGATGGTAATGGAAATGGTGCTGGTCATGTTAGAGTTTTTGAATATATAGAGGAGGTATGGGTTAAATTAGGACAGGATATTGATAGTTTTAATGGTAATTATTGGATAGGAAAAGATATTTCATTGTCATCAGACGGCAATAGAATTGCAATTAATGGGTACAAAGGCAGTAGCGGTAGTGATGTCCAAGTATTAGAATATAATGGGAGTAATTGGGTTTTGGTTGGTGGATTCATCGATGGAGACAGGTCTTTTGGGGATTCAATTGAATTATCAGGTAATGGAAATCGTATAGTAATTGGTAATTATAGTACAGGGATCACAAATATTAATGTTCTTGAATTTAATGGAGTACAATGGAATTATATGGGAGAATCCATAAAGGCTGAATATTTTTGGAAAACTTCAGAAGCCCATGTTTCTATTTCATATGATGGATCAATTGTGGCTATCGGAGATCCTCCAAATGGAGATGCAGGGAATAGCGCTGGGAGTGTTCGAATTTTTAAATTTGTTGAAAGTGATGGTGAGAATGGCGCACATTGGACGCAATTAGGTGTAGATATTGATGGCTCAAGTGCTTCAGATTATTCAGGAGATGGAGTTTCGTTATCTGCCGATGGAAGTAGAGTGGCAATAGGGGCATGGAATGGTGGTGATTCTGGGCATGGGCAAACCAGAGTGTATGATTTAAATTTTAATTCTGTACAAGGGTCTACCTTATTTGATGTTGGTCAAAACGACTGTAATGATTTAGCTATAGCAGCTAAAAATTTTAAAGTAATTGCAGAGAATGAAGGTGAACGAACTATAACTTATTCAAAAAATAATGGTGATTTTAATCTTTCATTAAGAGAAGGTACTTATAATATATATACTGAAAATACACTTTTTGCAGGCAATCCAATCAACCAAGAAGTTGTTTTTGCAGGGCTTAATCAGGTTGAAGGAGTTGACTTTTGTGTCTCTGCAAATGAATTGGTGAATGATGTAACAATTATGTTGATTCCTACATGGCATGCTAGACCAGGGTTTGAGACTAGTTATCAATTAGTTTATGAAAATATTGGTAGTACAGTTTCTAACGGTAGTATTAATATGCAATTTGAAAATAGTTTGCAATCATATGTTAGTTCTTCTGAGAATTTAGAATCTCAGACAGCTAATACCTTAATTTTTAATTATATTGATTTGCAACCTTTTGAAAAAAGGAATATAGGGATAATCTTAAAGACTTTTGAACCACCTATTGTGAATGGTGGAGAGATTTTACCCTTAACTGCAATGATTACAAGTAATGATATAGATATAAATCTAGAGAACAACATTTCCGAAACAGAACAAACTGTCATAAATTCTTTTGACCCTAATGATAAAACCGTATTACAAGGAAATGAAATTACATTAGAAGAAGTTGACGAATATCTTCACTACTTAGTACGTTTTCAAAATACTGGTACAGCTAGTGCGATCAACGTTAGAGTCAGAGATGTGTTGGAAAATAAATTAGATTGGGATACTTTTTTGCCTGTAGCGTCAAGTCATCCCTATATTACTCAAATAACAGAAGAAAATTTAGTAGATTTTATATTTGATAACATTTTATTACCAGCAGAACAAGACGATGAGCCTAATAGTCATGGTTTTGTAGCTTTTAAAATTAAGCCGAAATCTGATGCGCAAATTGGTGATGTAGTTACAGGAAAGGCTAATATTTACTTTGATTTTAACTTGCCAATTATAACAAATATAGTTAGTACAGAAATTGTAAATAATTCACTTAGTGTAAGTGAAAGTAAACCACAACATTATTTTAATATTTATCCAAATCCAACAAATGATAAAATTTATATATCTTCAAAAAAAGGAGTTAATGTTGATGGAGTTTCTATTTATTCAATAACTGGAAAATTATTATTAAATGATAGAGTGTCTACTAAAGAGATAGATTTAAACCAGTTTCCAAAGGGAATGTATTTCTTAAATATTTTATCAGATAAAGGAAGTGTAACAAAAAAGGTTATAAAGAATTAG
- a CDS encoding carboxypeptidase-like regulatory domain-containing protein: MKIKILLILSIILTLQVKAQNKNTITGNIIDKNTKEALQNATIIYQNKSIGTTSDINGRFTLTLSGAHESDSIFISYMGYETIRTTISKCTKTKTHELNPFINELIEVTITSKKLNLKKFIKEVITDYNKNKRKKAHIGIAHYREKAKENNQYIMFMESIGYSVFAETPANAALLSNHNFFCENTKSHVVNPKWTKYKRATYYNVQKVSPGGGANLNMFRYLELRGLLSNKHYKKYNYKKDSTYYIQNNSVYRIRFDGNNAKGVIHVYADTKQILKIECSTTKYWSTAFHKRIDAQINIQFNYFEKVPFLSKITANYQHENLEYQNNLEILVQKFNNFDLSKEEYWSMNGYDHNPYIEYIPKDWKTTIKIDKDYDKIVADLESNPSSLEKHFENSSGRWFFPNEETNKLAVSKIKQLKQNF, encoded by the coding sequence ATGAAAATAAAAATTCTTCTAATCCTTTCAATAATATTAACACTTCAGGTAAAAGCACAAAATAAAAATACTATTACTGGAAATATAATTGACAAAAACACAAAAGAGGCTTTGCAAAATGCTACAATTATATATCAAAATAAATCAATCGGAACAACTTCTGATATAAATGGACGTTTTACACTCACTTTAAGCGGTGCTCATGAATCAGATAGTATATTCATTTCATATATGGGTTATGAAACTATTAGAACAACTATCTCAAAATGTACGAAAACAAAAACACACGAATTAAATCCATTTATCAATGAATTAATTGAGGTTACAATTACATCAAAGAAGTTGAATCTAAAAAAGTTCATTAAAGAAGTAATTACGGATTATAATAAAAATAAAAGAAAAAAGGCACATATAGGAATTGCTCACTATAGAGAAAAAGCAAAAGAGAACAATCAATATATTATGTTTATGGAAAGTATTGGGTATTCGGTGTTTGCAGAGACACCAGCAAATGCAGCACTGCTTTCAAACCACAATTTTTTCTGTGAAAATACCAAAAGCCATGTGGTTAACCCTAAATGGACAAAATATAAAAGAGCAACTTATTATAATGTTCAAAAGGTTTCTCCTGGAGGAGGAGCAAATTTGAATATGTTCCGTTATTTAGAGTTAAGAGGTTTACTTTCTAACAAGCATTATAAAAAGTATAATTATAAAAAAGATTCTACTTATTATATTCAAAATAACTCAGTTTATCGAATTCGTTTCGATGGGAATAATGCAAAAGGAGTGATTCATGTTTATGCTGACACTAAACAGATATTGAAAATTGAGTGTTCAACAACAAAATATTGGAGTACTGCTTTTCATAAAAGAATTGATGCACAGATCAATATCCAGTTCAACTATTTTGAAAAAGTGCCATTCCTTTCAAAAATCACAGCGAACTATCAACATGAAAACTTAGAATATCAAAATAATCTCGAAATTTTGGTTCAAAAATTCAACAATTTTGATTTAAGTAAAGAAGAATATTGGAGTATGAATGGTTACGACCATAATCCATATATTGAATACATCCCAAAAGATTGGAAAACTACAATTAAGATTGATAAGGATTATGACAAAATTGTAGCAGACTTAGAGTCAAACCCATCATCTTTGGAAAAACATTTTGAGAATTCCTCTGGTCGATGGTTCTTCCCAAATGAGGAAACAAACAAATTGGCTGTGTCAAAAATCAAACAATTAAAACAAAACTTTTAA
- a CDS encoding ABC transporter ATP-binding protein, which translates to MQHLKNTPKTKAKNKVTMAQAFKTIIWPRRNLVFIGLVLIVIRSLAGLVLPWQSKVLLDEVVPSKDFSLLYNLIVIVLGAILIQSLTSFLLTRILSVQAQYLISELRAQVQKKVLSLPISFFDNTKSGALVSRIMSDVEGVRNLIGTGLVQLVGGTFTAIVSLIILIKLNPWMTLFVFVPLSIFGYIALRAFKYIRPIFRKRGVINAEVKGRLTETLAGVRVIKAFNAEGQENKVFEKGVDKLFQNVKKSLTATALMTSSSTFLIGVATTGIMAIGGYYMIQSDMTTGEFLFFTLILGFMIAPIVQMSNIGSQLTEALAGLDRTEELMNMTAEEDNKERTIQLEAIKGEIIFDDVSFSYEEGKEVLHHINFKAPAGSTTALVGSSGSGKSTIAGLSATFLNPKSGKVTIDNQDLSKVRLNTYRQYLGVVLQDEFLFEGTIKENIMFPRPDATESELQGAVKAAYVNEFTDRFDDGLETLIGERGVKLSGGQRQRLAIARAILADPKIIILDEATSSLDTESEALIQKSLGELIKNRTTIVIAHRLSTIRKADQILVIEAGRIVERGTHDELIVLNGRYYDLYTYQAKI; encoded by the coding sequence ATGCAACACCTCAAGAACACTCCAAAAACAAAAGCCAAAAATAAAGTGACTATGGCGCAAGCCTTTAAAACCATTATATGGCCACGTCGTAATTTGGTATTTATAGGTTTAGTTTTAATAGTTATTAGAAGTTTAGCAGGTTTAGTCCTGCCATGGCAAAGTAAAGTATTGTTAGATGAGGTCGTACCAAGTAAAGATTTCAGTCTTTTATATAATTTAATAGTTATAGTTTTAGGTGCTATTTTGATACAATCACTTACGTCATTTTTACTCACACGTATATTGAGTGTGCAAGCACAATATTTAATTAGTGAATTACGCGCGCAAGTACAGAAAAAAGTGCTTTCATTGCCTATTAGTTTTTTCGATAATACCAAATCGGGAGCTTTAGTATCACGTATTATGAGTGATGTTGAAGGGGTTCGAAATCTTATTGGCACAGGTTTGGTGCAGTTAGTAGGTGGCACCTTTACAGCCATTGTGTCTTTGATCATTTTAATAAAACTGAATCCATGGATGACACTTTTTGTGTTTGTACCACTTTCTATATTCGGATATATCGCGCTTAGAGCTTTTAAATATATTCGTCCCATTTTTAGAAAACGAGGTGTCATAAATGCAGAAGTTAAAGGGAGATTAACCGAAACTTTGGCTGGTGTTCGGGTGATTAAAGCCTTTAATGCAGAAGGACAAGAAAACAAGGTTTTTGAAAAAGGGGTTGATAAATTATTTCAGAATGTAAAAAAGAGTTTAACGGCTACTGCTTTAATGACTAGTTCTTCAACCTTTTTGATAGGTGTTGCTACCACAGGGATTATGGCAATAGGAGGTTATTATATGATACAAAGTGACATGACAACCGGGGAATTTTTATTCTTTACGCTCATTTTAGGATTTATGATTGCGCCTATAGTACAAATGAGTAACATTGGAAGTCAGCTAACTGAAGCTTTAGCAGGTTTAGATAGAACAGAGGAGCTTATGAATATGACTGCCGAAGAAGATAATAAGGAGAGGACCATTCAACTGGAAGCTATAAAGGGAGAGATTATTTTTGATGATGTATCATTTTCTTATGAGGAAGGTAAAGAAGTATTACATCATATTAATTTTAAAGCTCCTGCAGGTTCAACAACGGCTTTAGTTGGTAGTTCTGGGTCGGGTAAATCAACCATAGCAGGTTTGTCTGCTACGTTTTTAAATCCGAAATCTGGTAAAGTAACTATAGATAATCAAGATTTATCTAAGGTAAGGTTGAATACCTACCGTCAGTATTTAGGTGTGGTTTTACAAGATGAGTTTTTATTTGAAGGCACTATTAAAGAGAATATCATGTTTCCAAGACCTGATGCCACAGAGTCTGAATTACAAGGTGCAGTAAAAGCAGCATATGTAAACGAATTTACGGATCGTTTCGATGATGGTTTAGAAACCTTAATTGGTGAAAGAGGCGTAAAGTTATCTGGAGGCCAGCGACAACGATTGGCCATTGCACGTGCTATTTTAGCTGATCCAAAAATTATTATTTTAGATGAAGCAACATCTAGTTTAGACACCGAGAGCGAAGCTTTGATACAAAAGAGTTTAGGGGAGTTAATTAAAAACAGAACGACTATTGTTATAGCACACCGATTAAGTACTATTAGAAAAGCAGATCAAATTCTAGTCATTGAAGCCGGGCGTATTGTGGAACGCGGTACTCATGATGAGTTGATTGTTTTAAACGGTCGATATTATGATTTATATACGTATCAAGCTAAGATTTAA
- a CDS encoding DinB family protein, with protein sequence MNTSDLKTTEYNIYYNRYLSLVSKETTLIDGFKKDSDMVLQFFESIPSDKLNYRYAEGKWNVKEVFQHLIDTERIFQHRCFRFSRHDKTGISGFEQDDYIEPSQANNKSLESLVEEFKAVRQSFIVLLKSLNDDDLKFIGNANGSDMSGRAAAFTILGHSIWHINVIKERYL encoded by the coding sequence ATGAATACATCAGATTTAAAAACGACCGAATACAACATCTATTATAACAGATATCTTAGTTTAGTTTCTAAAGAAACTACACTGATAGATGGTTTTAAAAAAGATTCAGATATGGTTTTACAATTCTTTGAATCTATTCCTTCGGATAAACTAAATTACAGGTATGCGGAAGGAAAATGGAATGTAAAAGAAGTTTTTCAGCATCTCATTGATACTGAGAGAATTTTTCAACACCGTTGTTTTCGTTTTTCCAGACATGATAAAACTGGTATTTCGGGGTTTGAACAAGATGATTACATTGAACCATCTCAGGCGAACAACAAAAGTTTAGAATCTCTTGTAGAAGAGTTTAAAGCAGTGCGCCAAAGTTTTATTGTATTGCTAAAAAGTTTAAATGACGATGATTTAAAATTCATAGGCAATGCAAATGGTTCAGATATGTCCGGAAGAGCAGCAGCATTTACCATTTTAGGACATTCTATTTGGCACATTAACGTTATAAAAGAACGTTACTTATAA
- a CDS encoding multidrug effflux MFS transporter translates to MQNPNNKFQLEFVALMASLMSIVALSIDALLPALPEIGSSLGITNVNDNQLLITMIFLGLGFGQLIFGPLSDSFGRKPIVYIGFVVFIIASIICVTTKSFEMMIIGRILQGIGLSSPRTLSIAIVRDSYSGDYMAKILSIVVMVFILVPVIAPTLGQFLLNFYNWESIFYVNLIYGLLVMLWFWKRQPETLQKEKRIKFTSHQFIDGAKEFIKYKDAVAFTLISGFITGSFMVYLSTSQQIFQEQYNLADMFPYIFASLAISIGLATYLNSVFVIKYGMWRIAYLATIAYAVISVLYVVLFWSGDNPGIGILISFFAIQFFAVGFIFGNIRALAMQPLGHIAGIGAAINGFVSTVMAVPIANYIGSFVNDSVLPLFIGFSIFGVLSLLTFLLLKRKKTLSTV, encoded by the coding sequence ATGCAAAACCCAAATAATAAATTCCAATTAGAATTTGTAGCATTAATGGCATCACTTATGTCTATTGTTGCCTTATCGATAGATGCATTATTGCCTGCACTTCCAGAAATTGGAAGTTCTTTAGGCATTACCAATGTAAATGATAACCAGTTGTTAATTACTATGATTTTTTTAGGATTAGGATTTGGTCAGCTTATTTTTGGTCCTTTATCAGATAGCTTTGGCAGAAAACCAATTGTATATATAGGCTTTGTAGTATTTATAATTGCCAGTATTATTTGTGTGACTACCAAAAGTTTTGAAATGATGATTATTGGTCGCATACTTCAAGGTATCGGATTATCTTCTCCAAGAACTTTAAGCATCGCAATTGTAAGAGATTCATATAGTGGCGATTATATGGCTAAAATCTTATCTATTGTTGTGATGGTTTTTATTTTAGTTCCCGTAATCGCTCCCACATTAGGGCAGTTTTTGCTCAATTTTTATAATTGGGAGTCCATTTTTTATGTAAACTTAATTTATGGTCTTTTAGTCATGCTTTGGTTTTGGAAACGGCAACCCGAAACCTTACAAAAAGAAAAACGTATAAAATTCACATCACATCAATTTATTGATGGTGCTAAGGAGTTTATCAAATACAAAGATGCTGTTGCTTTCACGCTTATTTCTGGGTTTATAACAGGGTCATTTATGGTCTACTTAAGTACCTCTCAACAAATTTTTCAAGAGCAATATAACTTAGCAGATATGTTCCCTTATATTTTTGCAAGTTTGGCTATATCTATTGGGCTGGCAACCTATCTAAACAGCGTTTTTGTTATAAAATATGGTATGTGGCGTATTGCATATTTGGCGACCATAGCATATGCTGTTATTTCTGTTTTGTATGTTGTTTTATTCTGGTCTGGCGACAATCCGGGTATTGGTATTTTAATCAGTTTTTTTGCTATACAGTTCTTTGCTGTTGGCTTTATTTTTGGGAATATAAGGGCTTTAGCGATGCAACCACTGGGTCATATAGCAGGTATAGGCGCAGCTATTAATGGTTTTGTGTCTACAGTCATGGCTGTTCCTATAGCCAATTATATTGGTAGTTTTGTTAACGATTCTGTATTACCGCTATTTATTGGTTTTTCAATTTTTGGCGTATTGTCTCTTTTAACTTTTTTACTTTTAAAAAGAAAAAAAACACTATCAACTGTTTAA
- a CDS encoding FKBP-type peptidyl-prolyl cis-trans isomerase, protein MKYIMFSLVLSLFVSCSSDDEKDYVALNDKEITDYIAKNNLAAEKSATGLYYVIDDEGTGEQPNSTSNVTVAYKGYFTNGTVFDQSDGEGISFGLQQVIAGWTEGITYFKEGGSGKLLIPSHLAYGNSGRGSIPGGAVLIFDINLISVN, encoded by the coding sequence ATGAAATACATTATGTTTTCTTTGGTTTTATCTCTTTTTGTTTCTTGTAGCAGTGATGATGAAAAAGATTATGTTGCTTTAAATGATAAAGAAATTACCGATTATATTGCTAAAAACAATTTGGCCGCAGAAAAAAGTGCAACGGGACTTTATTATGTGATTGATGATGAAGGTACGGGGGAGCAGCCTAACTCAACATCTAATGTTACAGTAGCCTATAAAGGGTACTTTACCAACGGAACTGTTTTTGATCAAAGTGATGGAGAAGGTATCTCATTTGGTTTACAACAAGTTATAGCAGGTTGGACAGAAGGGATTACATATTTTAAAGAAGGAGGAAGCGGTAAACTTTTAATACCATCTCATTTAGCTTATGGTAATTCTGGAAGAGGAAGTATTCCTGGAGGGGCTGTTCTTATTTTTGATATTAATCTTATTTCTGTAAATTAG
- a CDS encoding DinB family protein — protein sequence MLTKTLIKIFTRDLNKLKIEIDAYKSEENLWLLDKEITNSAGNLCLHIVGNLNHFIGTILGGSGYIRQRDLEFSLKNVLKTELLQQIDDTIQLVESVLVKLSAEDLEKQYPMVVFKEPMSTEYFLVHLTTHLSYHLGQINYHKRLIDS from the coding sequence ATGCTTACTAAAACTTTAATTAAAATTTTTACTAGAGATCTTAATAAACTTAAAATTGAAATAGATGCTTACAAGAGCGAAGAAAATTTATGGCTTCTTGATAAAGAAATCACGAATTCAGCAGGCAATTTATGTTTGCATATTGTTGGTAATCTCAATCATTTTATAGGGACCATACTTGGCGGATCAGGATACATAAGACAAAGAGATCTTGAGTTTTCGCTTAAAAATGTATTAAAAACAGAATTGTTACAGCAAATAGATGATACCATTCAATTAGTTGAAAGTGTCTTGGTAAAATTATCAGCTGAAGATTTAGAAAAACAATATCCAATGGTCGTTTTTAAGGAACCTATGAGTACTGAATATTTTTTGGTTCATTTAACGACTCATTTATCTTATCATTTAGGACAAATAAATTACCATAAGCGTTTAATAGACTCGTAA